A genomic stretch from Photobacterium atrarenae includes:
- the lpxH gene encoding UDP-2,3-diacylglucosamine diphosphatase yields the protein MTTLFISDLHLSAERTDMTDCFLTFMREEAQGIDALYVLGDFFEMWVGDDDHSPFHQQIKTAFKQLTNTGTPCYFIHGNRDFLIGKRFSRETGVTLLPEHAVIDLYGQPTLILHGDTLCTLDEKYQAYRKKVHNPLIQWLFLRLPLALRRRIGNQLRQGSSKANQEKQQTIMDVTPEEVVKVMAEHQVHTMIHGHTHRPAIHQLMVEGQPARRIVLGDWYDHGSVLVCTPQGCELQTRAFADTSHPAD from the coding sequence ATGACGACATTATTTATTTCCGATCTGCACCTCAGCGCAGAGCGTACCGATATGACCGACTGTTTCCTGACATTTATGCGAGAGGAAGCTCAGGGCATCGATGCGTTGTATGTACTGGGTGATTTTTTCGAGATGTGGGTGGGTGACGATGATCATTCGCCGTTTCATCAACAAATCAAAACCGCTTTCAAGCAGCTGACCAATACCGGGACCCCTTGCTACTTCATCCATGGCAACCGCGATTTTCTGATCGGCAAACGGTTCAGCCGCGAGACCGGAGTGACGCTGCTGCCGGAACATGCGGTGATTGACTTATACGGTCAGCCGACCCTGATCCTGCATGGCGACACCTTGTGTACCCTGGATGAAAAATATCAGGCTTATCGTAAAAAAGTCCATAATCCGTTGATTCAATGGCTCTTCCTTCGCCTACCGCTGGCACTGCGCCGCCGTATCGGCAATCAGCTACGTCAGGGCAGCAGCAAGGCGAACCAGGAGAAACAGCAAACCATTATGGATGTGACGCCGGAAGAAGTCGTCAAGGTCATGGCTGAACATCAGGTCCACACTATGATCCACGGCCACACCCATCGTCCCGCGATCCACCAGCTCATGGTCGAGGGTCAACCCGCCCGACGAATCGTCCTGGGTGATTGGTATGATCACGGTTCGGTTCTGGTCTGCACGCCGCAAGGATGTGAGTTGCAAACCCGGGCATTTGCCGACACTTCCCACCCGGCTGACTAA
- a CDS encoding peptidylprolyl isomerase: MVTLHTTFGDIKIQLNAEKAPETCANFLQYCRDGFYDGTLFHRVIDGFMIQGGGMASGMVEKETRAPIKNEANNGLSNKVGTLAMARTMEPHSASSQFFINVNDNKFLDFKSETPDGWGYCVFAEVVEGMDVVNKIKAVATGNWGYVHQDVPVEEVVINSVTIEE; the protein is encoded by the coding sequence ATGGTAACGCTTCATACCACTTTTGGTGATATCAAAATCCAACTTAATGCAGAAAAAGCGCCTGAAACATGTGCAAACTTCCTCCAGTACTGCCGTGACGGTTTTTATGACGGCACCCTGTTCCACCGCGTGATCGACGGTTTCATGATCCAGGGCGGCGGCATGGCCTCTGGCATGGTCGAGAAAGAAACACGTGCGCCAATCAAAAACGAAGCAAACAATGGCCTGAGCAACAAAGTCGGTACGCTGGCGATGGCGCGCACCATGGAGCCGCATTCAGCCAGCTCTCAGTTCTTCATCAACGTCAACGACAACAAATTCCTCGACTTCAAATCAGAGACACCTGATGGCTGGGGTTACTGTGTATTTGCCGAAGTCGTTGAAGGCATGGACGTTGTCAACAAAATCAAAGCTGTTGCCACCGGTAACTGGGGCTACGTTCACCAGGATGTTCCGGTTGAAGAAGTCGTGATCAACAGCGTAACCATCGAAGAGTAA
- the cysS gene encoding cysteine--tRNA ligase: MLKIYNSLTRQKEEFQPIQPGKVGMYVCGVTIYDLCHIGHGRTFVSFDVVSRYLRYSGYDLTFVRNITDIDDKIIKRAAENGESCDSLTERLIGEMYADFDALGMKRPDIEPRATDYIAEIIAMCERLIERGFAYVADNGDVMFEVSKYDEYGKLSKQDLEQLQAGARVDIDTAKRSPLDFVLWKMSKPGEPTWESPWGPGRPGWHIECSAMNSAILGDHFDIHGGGSDLQFPHHENEIAQSCCASGAQYVNTWMHSGMVMVDREKMSKSLGNFFTIRDVLAHYDAETVRYFLMSGHYRSQLNYSEENLKQARASLERLYTALRGLDSTVAAQGGEAFVARFKDAMDDDFNTPEAYSVLFDMAREINRLKAEDLAAASALGAEMRELADILGLLSQDPEAFLQGGAGEEDDVAEIEALIQQRLDARAAKDWAAADEARDKLTAMGIILEDGPQGTTWRRK; encoded by the coding sequence ATGTTAAAGATCTATAACTCGCTCACAAGACAGAAAGAGGAATTTCAACCCATCCAGCCTGGTAAAGTAGGCATGTACGTCTGTGGGGTTACCATTTATGATTTGTGTCACATCGGCCATGGCCGGACATTCGTGTCATTCGATGTGGTTTCACGCTACCTGCGCTATTCAGGCTACGACCTGACGTTTGTGCGTAACATCACTGATATCGACGATAAAATCATTAAACGTGCAGCGGAAAACGGCGAAAGCTGTGATTCACTGACCGAGCGCCTGATCGGCGAAATGTACGCCGACTTTGATGCCCTGGGCATGAAGCGCCCGGATATCGAGCCGCGTGCCACCGACTACATCGCAGAAATTATCGCGATGTGTGAACGCCTGATCGAACGCGGTTTTGCCTACGTGGCCGATAACGGCGATGTGATGTTTGAAGTCAGTAAATATGACGAGTACGGCAAGCTGTCGAAGCAGGATCTGGAGCAGCTGCAAGCCGGTGCCCGGGTCGATATTGACACCGCCAAGCGCAGCCCGCTGGATTTCGTGTTGTGGAAAATGTCCAAGCCGGGTGAGCCGACCTGGGAGTCGCCTTGGGGCCCTGGCCGTCCGGGCTGGCACATTGAGTGTTCAGCCATGAACTCGGCTATCCTGGGTGATCACTTTGATATTCACGGTGGTGGCTCGGATTTGCAGTTCCCGCACCATGAAAATGAAATTGCCCAGTCTTGCTGCGCCAGCGGTGCCCAGTATGTGAATACCTGGATGCACAGCGGCATGGTGATGGTGGATCGCGAGAAAATGTCCAAATCGCTGGGGAACTTCTTTACGATTCGCGATGTACTGGCGCACTACGATGCCGAAACCGTACGCTACTTCTTGATGTCCGGTCATTACCGTAGCCAGCTGAACTACAGCGAAGAGAACCTCAAGCAGGCGCGTGCTTCTTTGGAGCGCCTGTACACAGCACTGCGTGGTCTCGACAGCACGGTTGCGGCGCAGGGCGGTGAAGCATTTGTTGCGCGCTTTAAAGACGCAATGGACGATGATTTCAACACGCCGGAAGCTTACTCGGTGTTGTTCGACATGGCTCGTGAGATTAACCGCCTGAAAGCGGAAGATCTGGCAGCGGCTTCAGCACTGGGCGCTGAGATGCGCGAGCTGGCGGATATCCTGGGCCTGCTGAGCCAGGATCCGGAAGCCTTCCTGCAAGGCGGTGCCGGTGAAGAAGACGATGTGGCAGAAATTGAAGCGCTGATCCAACAACGTCTGGATGCCCGTGCGGCAAAAGATTGGGCGGCTGCCGATGAAGCGCGTGACAAACTTACTGCAATGGGCATCATCCTCGAAGATGGCCCGCAGGGGACGACCTGGCGTCGCAAGTAA
- the glpQ gene encoding glycerophosphodiester phosphodiesterase, producing the protein MKKHSLAALIGASLLAIPVLAQAQSSVDTSANEKIVVAHRGASGYLPEHTLPAKAMAYAMKPDYIEQDVVMTKDDKLVVLHDHYLDRVTNVAEVFPERARKDGRYYAIDFTLAEIKQLSVTEGFNLKDGKQVQGFPERYPMWQSDFKVPTLEEEIEMIQGLNKTLGYDIGIYPEIKAPWFHRHEGKDISQAVLKVLKQYGYTSKASKVYLQTFDFNELKRIHDELMPAMGMDVKLVQLMAYTDWNETMIYNDQGQAQPYNYDWMFANGGMEVIAKYADGIGPWKPMVVSDKSTKGNIKLTGLVKAAHAQGMQVHPYTFRSDTGRIPAYANDFSDMLDIFYNTANVDGVFTDFPDKAVNFLDAK; encoded by the coding sequence ATGAAAAAGCACTCTCTTGCTGCGCTGATCGGTGCGAGCCTGTTGGCCATCCCTGTACTGGCTCAAGCCCAGTCGTCTGTTGATACATCTGCAAATGAGAAAATTGTGGTTGCTCACCGCGGTGCATCCGGCTACCTGCCGGAGCATACCCTGCCGGCCAAAGCCATGGCGTATGCGATGAAACCTGACTATATCGAGCAGGATGTAGTGATGACCAAGGACGATAAGCTGGTGGTGCTCCATGACCATTACCTGGACCGAGTGACGAATGTCGCCGAGGTGTTCCCGGAACGTGCCCGAAAAGACGGTCGTTATTACGCCATTGATTTCACGCTGGCGGAAATCAAACAGCTGAGTGTGACCGAAGGCTTTAATCTTAAAGACGGCAAGCAGGTTCAGGGGTTCCCTGAGCGCTATCCGATGTGGCAGTCTGATTTCAAAGTCCCGACGTTGGAAGAAGAAATCGAAATGATCCAGGGCCTGAACAAGACACTGGGCTATGACATTGGTATCTATCCTGAAATTAAGGCGCCTTGGTTCCACCGTCATGAAGGTAAAGATATCAGTCAAGCCGTGCTGAAGGTCCTGAAGCAGTACGGATACACCAGCAAAGCGAGCAAGGTCTACCTGCAAACGTTCGACTTCAATGAGTTGAAGCGGATCCACGATGAACTGATGCCGGCGATGGGCATGGATGTGAAACTGGTTCAGCTGATGGCTTACACCGACTGGAATGAGACCATGATCTACAACGATCAGGGTCAGGCCCAGCCGTATAACTACGATTGGATGTTTGCCAACGGTGGGATGGAAGTGATTGCCAAATACGCCGATGGTATTGGTCCTTGGAAACCCATGGTCGTTTCCGATAAATCAACCAAGGGGAATATCAAACTGACCGGATTGGTGAAAGCGGCGCATGCACAAGGGATGCAGGTTCACCCGTACACTTTCCGCAGCGATACTGGTCGTATTCCGGCTTACGCGAATGATTTCAGCGACATGCTGGATATCTTCTACAATACTGCCAACGTTGACGGTGTGTTTACCGACTTCCCGGATAAAGCCGTGAACTTCCTGGATGCCAAGTAA